Proteins found in one Neodiprion lecontei isolate iyNeoLeco1 chromosome 6, iyNeoLeco1.1, whole genome shotgun sequence genomic segment:
- the LOC107225948 gene encoding uncharacterized protein LOC107225948 isoform X1 has protein sequence MSNKRKIFDVDTKCRLCLGDEGYMSYLFEDTLLPKVENITKCTSIIIREDDDLPNKVCHLCLYKLDMWNEFKEQFIKSNEVLLAHLDASEINDSTLESNNSKRRYGLQASETETLSENPGTKKVKKINIPVAPLEFTRVEYVTDQSELRDMFIPEDDPITSSFKEEDTAMLDQKSSTPEHDKSKKNNQVESKSQELELHPKPTLVPMRIKHFGGRRGRTTAKRRASTKRWVARKKALLAATGKYASDTDSIISDNDSKLSPVQKARAKTNADKEVVKQRRLAKALKNLETDMKGEYGIKYDSDAILIPQTDSGVNKHKTRYQKKITLEKGSTSDARNVQNSARNENSTETNNEKEEAANEKENSCTLNESRLKEHVLHSQSKTMEGSNDSLTNILSIFNPQPIKSEIEVGNATYIVTSTLVLSEHHYIKSDSKNSSLDGNGTNMDENSQERNTDIIDAVQLRRINPKSIIDNDDKRNVERCLNIEVEGTELEALQKVQAELAAFVEKDMKDRLSHKDVLPCTDEVNSKPKDSFQTLDQQLKAIVEKAIRKNIETSLKLKKTPLSKVTTLHNQKSSTFSPAFIKAATRSKIFQPKVLLMRLDINKVGKRYKINNFPSMESQKSNNSYIEDGNATYNDRQNDSPLQYRTFKLMPVESDDTVNSDDRTVTSTPKEIQNNLNSISESSKTSEPQRRKLCGPRGRKNFAISDEVLNALRKRHVDDLSNVKQVKKAICETVECDTTTKSLPLQSVTDKLGTKRVKFSTDFENQYNIEEELNQSKYSCNTCKQSFATLHEKEEHTTSHKTVSCIDAVPKPKKRRMMRCKRCHEVVDARLVRIHTCRTAKFHKCYVCNSTFRTEKLLVTHLETHDESEFNIDNIESGESSKNVVNVTSTQGTVAQRAADSNTISIEQCEKEKPATDKEIYTCFVCDKKFTDQEILKDHLQQHCNDESEEDNGSGKEEYQCAICGDSLDNEDALETHVEKHLCDDQDDNPNLINITSESDNKKLEVMFKCEQCTNGFTSEVLLALHMQSHEEELAIAKWEKESAGRSIIREEFLCAICDETFKTEAELSEHVDMHNGNAHVCFLCEKPFLTLEDLQAHVESH, from the exons ATTCATCAAGTCGAATGAAGTGCTGCTCGCCCATTTGGATGCTAGTGAGATCAATGATTCCACC CTGGAATCTAACAATTCTAAGAGAAGATATGGTTTACAAGCAAGTGAAACGGAAACTTTGTCTGAAAATCCTGGCACG AAAAAAGTTAAGAAGATCAATATTCCAGTGGCACCTCTAGAGTTCACAAGAGTGGAATATGTTACTGATCAATCTGAATTAAGGGATATGTTTATACCAGAGGATGATCCAATAACTTCTAGCTTCAAAGAAGAAGATACAGCGATGCTAGATCAAAAATCATCAACGCCCGAACATGATAaaagcaagaaaaataatcaagtaGAATCCAAATCTCAGGAATTGGAACTCCATCCAAAGCCTACATTGGTTCCTATGAGAATTAAACATTTTGGAGGGAGACGTGGTAGGACTACTGCAAAGCGAAGAGCATCAACCAAACGATGGGTGGCGAGGAAAAAAGCTCTTCTGGCTGCTACGGGTAAATATGCTTCGGATACTGATTCTATTATATCAGATAATGACTCGAAATTATCACCAGTTCAAAAAGCTCGCGCAAAGACAAACGCGGATAAAGAAGTTGTGAAACAAAGGAGATTAGCTaaagctttgaaaaatttagaaacAGATATGAAAGGTGAATACGGCATTAAATACGATAGCGATGCAATTTTAATTCCTCAAACAGATTCCGGAGTGAACAAACACAAAACAAGgtatcaaaagaaaataacgctTGAGAAAGGTTCGACGAGTGACGCAAGGAATGTACAAAACTCTGcaagaaacgaaaatagtACTGAAAcaaataatgagaaagaagaagCTGCGAATGAAAAAGAGAACAGCTGTACTTTAAACGAATCAAGATTGAAGGAACACGTTCTGCACTCACAATCTAAAACAATGGAAGGAAGCAATGATAGTCTAACCAACATTTTATCTATCTTTAACCCACAACCAATTAAATCCGAGATTGAAGTTGGAAATGCTACTTACATTGTAACGTCAACACTGGTCCTCTCGGAACATCATTATATAAAATCTGATTCGAAAAACTCTTCTCTGGATGGTAACGGCACAAACATGGATGAAAACAGTCAGGAGCGTAACACAGATATCATCGATGCTGTACAACTCCGAAGAATAAACCCAAAATCAATAATTGATAATGACGACAAAAGAAATGTTGAAAGGTGTTTGAATATTGAAGTTGAGGGTACAGAATTAGAAGCCTTGCAAAAGGTTCAGGCTGAGTTAGCtgcttttgttgaaaaagatATGAAGGACAGGCTATCGCACAAGGATGTACTACCGTGCACTGACGAAGTGAATAGCAAGCCAAAAGACTCTTTCCAAACATTGGATCAGCAGCTGAAAGCAATTGTAGAAAAAGCAATTAGAAAGAATATCGAGACAtctttaaaattgaaaaaaacccCCTTAAGCAAGGTAACAACACTTCATAATCAAAAATCATCAACCTTTTCACCAGCATTTATCAAAGCAGCAACAcgttcaaaaatattccaacCTAAAGTCTTGCTTATGAGATTGGATATAAACAAAGTAGGGAagaggtataaaataaataatttcccATCCATGGAAAGTCAAAAATCTAACAACTCGTATATTGAAGATGGAAATGCAACTTACAACGACAGACAGAATGACTCTCCACTACAATATCGAACGTTCAAGCTAATGCCTGTTGAATCTGATGATACTGTGAATTCAGACGATCGAACTGTAACTTCCACTccaaaagaaattcaaaataatttgaattcgaTCTCTGAGTCTTCAAAAACAAGCGAGCCccaaagaagaaaattatgtGGTCCTAGAGGTCGTAAGAATTTCGCCATATCTGATGAAGTTCTAAACGCATTGCGCAAGAGACATGTTGATGACTTGTCTAATGTTAAACAAGTTAAGAAGGCAATTTGTGAAACTGTCGAATGTGATACAACAACCAAAAGTTTACCATTGCAGTCTGTAACTGATAAATTGGGAACAAAGAGAGTGAAGTTTTCcacagattttgaaaatcaatacaATATCGAGGAGgaactgaatcaatctaaataTTCATGCAATACCTGTAAACAAAGTTTTGCTACCTTAcacgaaaaagaagaacatACCACATCTCATAAGACAGTTTCATGTATTGACGCTGTTCCAAAACCTAAGAAACGACGTATGATGCGCTGTAAGCGATGTCACGAGGTAGTTGACGCAAGATTAGTTAGAATCCACACTTGCCGAACAGCGAAATTTCACAAATGCTACGTTTGTAACTCAACTTTCAGAACAGAAAAGTTGTTGGTCACCCACCTGGAGACTCACGACGAATCAGAATTTAATATTGACAACATTGAGTCTGGCGAAAGTAGTAAAAACGTAGTCAATGTTACTAGTACCCAAGGAACGGTAGCTCAACGTGCAGCTGATTCGAATACCATAAGTATAGAGcaatgtgaaaaagaaaagcctGCGACAGACAAAGAGATATACACATGTTTTGTTTGTGATAAAAAGTTCACAGACCAAGAAATACTAAAAGACCATCTGCAGCAGCATTGTAATGATGAAAGCGAAGAAGATAATGGTTCTGGGAAAGAAGAATATCAATGTGCAATCTGTGGCGATTCGCTGGATAATGAAGATGCCCTGGAAACTCATGTGGAAAAACATCTCTGCGATGACCAAGACGACAATCCGAATCTAATAAATATAACCAGCGAAAGTGATAACAAAAAGTTGGAGGTAATGTTTAAGTGCGAGCAATGTACAAACGGATTTACATCCGAAGTATTGTTAGCCCTCCATATGCAGTCTCACGAAGAAGAGCTCGCTATAGCGAAGTGGGAAAAAGAATCGGCAGGACGGTCGATAATACGCGAAGAATTTCTCTGCGCTATATGTGATGAGACATTTAAAACTGAAGCAGAACTTTCGGAACATGTTGACATGCATAATGGTAACGCTCACGTTTGCTTCTTGTGTGAGAAACCGTTCCTCACTCTTGAAGACCTTCAGGCACACGTTGAAAGTCATTGA
- the LOC107225948 gene encoding uncharacterized protein LOC107225948 isoform X2: MSNKRKIFDVDTKCRLCLGDEGYMSYLFEDTLLPKVENITKCTSIIIREDDDLPNKVCHLCLYKLDMWNEFKEQFIKSNEVLLAHLDASEINDSTLESNNSKRRYGLQASETETLSENPGTKKVKKINIPVAPLEFTRVEYVTDQSELRDMFIPEDDPITSSFKEEDTAMLDQKSSTPEHDKSKKNNQVESKSQELELHPKPTLVPMRIKHFGGRRGRTTAKRRASTKRWVARKKALLAATDSGVNKHKTRYQKKITLEKGSTSDARNVQNSARNENSTETNNEKEEAANEKENSCTLNESRLKEHVLHSQSKTMEGSNDSLTNILSIFNPQPIKSEIEVGNATYIVTSTLVLSEHHYIKSDSKNSSLDGNGTNMDENSQERNTDIIDAVQLRRINPKSIIDNDDKRNVERCLNIEVEGTELEALQKVQAELAAFVEKDMKDRLSHKDVLPCTDEVNSKPKDSFQTLDQQLKAIVEKAIRKNIETSLKLKKTPLSKVTTLHNQKSSTFSPAFIKAATRSKIFQPKVLLMRLDINKVGKRYKINNFPSMESQKSNNSYIEDGNATYNDRQNDSPLQYRTFKLMPVESDDTVNSDDRTVTSTPKEIQNNLNSISESSKTSEPQRRKLCGPRGRKNFAISDEVLNALRKRHVDDLSNVKQVKKAICETVECDTTTKSLPLQSVTDKLGTKRVKFSTDFENQYNIEEELNQSKYSCNTCKQSFATLHEKEEHTTSHKTVSCIDAVPKPKKRRMMRCKRCHEVVDARLVRIHTCRTAKFHKCYVCNSTFRTEKLLVTHLETHDESEFNIDNIESGESSKNVVNVTSTQGTVAQRAADSNTISIEQCEKEKPATDKEIYTCFVCDKKFTDQEILKDHLQQHCNDESEEDNGSGKEEYQCAICGDSLDNEDALETHVEKHLCDDQDDNPNLINITSESDNKKLEVMFKCEQCTNGFTSEVLLALHMQSHEEELAIAKWEKESAGRSIIREEFLCAICDETFKTEAELSEHVDMHNGNAHVCFLCEKPFLTLEDLQAHVESH; encoded by the exons ATTCATCAAGTCGAATGAAGTGCTGCTCGCCCATTTGGATGCTAGTGAGATCAATGATTCCACC CTGGAATCTAACAATTCTAAGAGAAGATATGGTTTACAAGCAAGTGAAACGGAAACTTTGTCTGAAAATCCTGGCACG AAAAAAGTTAAGAAGATCAATATTCCAGTGGCACCTCTAGAGTTCACAAGAGTGGAATATGTTACTGATCAATCTGAATTAAGGGATATGTTTATACCAGAGGATGATCCAATAACTTCTAGCTTCAAAGAAGAAGATACAGCGATGCTAGATCAAAAATCATCAACGCCCGAACATGATAaaagcaagaaaaataatcaagtaGAATCCAAATCTCAGGAATTGGAACTCCATCCAAAGCCTACATTGGTTCCTATGAGAATTAAACATTTTGGAGGGAGACGTGGTAGGACTACTGCAAAGCGAAGAGCATCAACCAAACGATGGGTGGCGAGGAAAAAAGCTCTTCTGGCTGCTACGG ATTCCGGAGTGAACAAACACAAAACAAGgtatcaaaagaaaataacgctTGAGAAAGGTTCGACGAGTGACGCAAGGAATGTACAAAACTCTGcaagaaacgaaaatagtACTGAAAcaaataatgagaaagaagaagCTGCGAATGAAAAAGAGAACAGCTGTACTTTAAACGAATCAAGATTGAAGGAACACGTTCTGCACTCACAATCTAAAACAATGGAAGGAAGCAATGATAGTCTAACCAACATTTTATCTATCTTTAACCCACAACCAATTAAATCCGAGATTGAAGTTGGAAATGCTACTTACATTGTAACGTCAACACTGGTCCTCTCGGAACATCATTATATAAAATCTGATTCGAAAAACTCTTCTCTGGATGGTAACGGCACAAACATGGATGAAAACAGTCAGGAGCGTAACACAGATATCATCGATGCTGTACAACTCCGAAGAATAAACCCAAAATCAATAATTGATAATGACGACAAAAGAAATGTTGAAAGGTGTTTGAATATTGAAGTTGAGGGTACAGAATTAGAAGCCTTGCAAAAGGTTCAGGCTGAGTTAGCtgcttttgttgaaaaagatATGAAGGACAGGCTATCGCACAAGGATGTACTACCGTGCACTGACGAAGTGAATAGCAAGCCAAAAGACTCTTTCCAAACATTGGATCAGCAGCTGAAAGCAATTGTAGAAAAAGCAATTAGAAAGAATATCGAGACAtctttaaaattgaaaaaaacccCCTTAAGCAAGGTAACAACACTTCATAATCAAAAATCATCAACCTTTTCACCAGCATTTATCAAAGCAGCAACAcgttcaaaaatattccaacCTAAAGTCTTGCTTATGAGATTGGATATAAACAAAGTAGGGAagaggtataaaataaataatttcccATCCATGGAAAGTCAAAAATCTAACAACTCGTATATTGAAGATGGAAATGCAACTTACAACGACAGACAGAATGACTCTCCACTACAATATCGAACGTTCAAGCTAATGCCTGTTGAATCTGATGATACTGTGAATTCAGACGATCGAACTGTAACTTCCACTccaaaagaaattcaaaataatttgaattcgaTCTCTGAGTCTTCAAAAACAAGCGAGCCccaaagaagaaaattatgtGGTCCTAGAGGTCGTAAGAATTTCGCCATATCTGATGAAGTTCTAAACGCATTGCGCAAGAGACATGTTGATGACTTGTCTAATGTTAAACAAGTTAAGAAGGCAATTTGTGAAACTGTCGAATGTGATACAACAACCAAAAGTTTACCATTGCAGTCTGTAACTGATAAATTGGGAACAAAGAGAGTGAAGTTTTCcacagattttgaaaatcaatacaATATCGAGGAGgaactgaatcaatctaaataTTCATGCAATACCTGTAAACAAAGTTTTGCTACCTTAcacgaaaaagaagaacatACCACATCTCATAAGACAGTTTCATGTATTGACGCTGTTCCAAAACCTAAGAAACGACGTATGATGCGCTGTAAGCGATGTCACGAGGTAGTTGACGCAAGATTAGTTAGAATCCACACTTGCCGAACAGCGAAATTTCACAAATGCTACGTTTGTAACTCAACTTTCAGAACAGAAAAGTTGTTGGTCACCCACCTGGAGACTCACGACGAATCAGAATTTAATATTGACAACATTGAGTCTGGCGAAAGTAGTAAAAACGTAGTCAATGTTACTAGTACCCAAGGAACGGTAGCTCAACGTGCAGCTGATTCGAATACCATAAGTATAGAGcaatgtgaaaaagaaaagcctGCGACAGACAAAGAGATATACACATGTTTTGTTTGTGATAAAAAGTTCACAGACCAAGAAATACTAAAAGACCATCTGCAGCAGCATTGTAATGATGAAAGCGAAGAAGATAATGGTTCTGGGAAAGAAGAATATCAATGTGCAATCTGTGGCGATTCGCTGGATAATGAAGATGCCCTGGAAACTCATGTGGAAAAACATCTCTGCGATGACCAAGACGACAATCCGAATCTAATAAATATAACCAGCGAAAGTGATAACAAAAAGTTGGAGGTAATGTTTAAGTGCGAGCAATGTACAAACGGATTTACATCCGAAGTATTGTTAGCCCTCCATATGCAGTCTCACGAAGAAGAGCTCGCTATAGCGAAGTGGGAAAAAGAATCGGCAGGACGGTCGATAATACGCGAAGAATTTCTCTGCGCTATATGTGATGAGACATTTAAAACTGAAGCAGAACTTTCGGAACATGTTGACATGCATAATGGTAACGCTCACGTTTGCTTCTTGTGTGAGAAACCGTTCCTCACTCTTGAAGACCTTCAGGCACACGTTGAAAGTCATTGA